GTACCACACTGCCACTCGCATATTTGAAGGCAATTACCTCTGCTTCATGGGCCGCCTAGCATTATAAACTGAGATCCATTGAGTTGCTGGGCTCCCTAACCTAACTTTCTTCTTAGGCTGTTCATCATCCTCGAGATTTACAAGCATTCTTCCACGTTTCTGCCCAACCTATAGTTTGCACAACAGATCGATGACCAAATTTAATACAAGCAAATCAAGCTACAGATTCAGGTTGTGGGTAAAGCAGTGCAGACCTTTAGAGCTCCATCAATTCTGATGGGTCTTGAAGCAGGCCCTTCAGTCAAACCATCAAAAAGAGAAATTAATTTTGGGTAATTTGGCTCTTCATCAAATTTCATATTAGTGACCATCTCAAGGAAATGTTTGAATGGAGCTGGACAGAAGCAACACAGCATCTCTGGAGAAGTAGCCATTTTCTTCTTACAAACAAGAAAACTCTTGTTATCTCCCTGCATTATTAAGTCTTAGCAAAAATAGGTTCAACACCAAACAGAAAATGTTAATCAAACCCTGCTGAGCATGTTTAAGGCTACCTGATAGCCTTGCCAAGGCAATCTTCctcttattaaaaaaataagggTGTACGCCAGTGACTCCAGATCATCCCTCCTACTACCGGTGCGACCTAGATGAGCATGGACACTAGCATATCTAATTGTTCCCCTGCAAAAAGTAAAGAAGAGATAGTTATGACACAGTTTTATACAGAAAGAAGCTAGTATAGTAACATGCACACAAGATCTAACCAACCTAAAGATATCTGGCCTCTGATCATATTCAACATGCTGACCAGATGTTGCTTCTTTCCACCTGGATGCTGCATAATTTTGACATTAACAGAACCATGTCAAAAAAAGGTCAGTGGGGCATAAAACGCATGGAGATTATATTAAGTAGCCAATGGCAACCAGCGAATGTCATAGTGTCTCAAGAACGTGAGACTGACGATCTTCACATATGGATGAACTTATTTTGAACAGGAGCATACCTAAACCAAGATCAATCAAGAAAAGCTTCTTCTCATCAGCTGATCCAGGCTGACCAAGCAAAAAGTTTTCTGGTTTCACATCACCGTGTACAAAGCTGACAATGATAGGATCATAGGAATGTTGACATCAATAAATGACAAACTACAGGAAAATCCACGCCTCAAGATAATTATCAAATGACTTTAGATTACCCTTTTGAGTGAAGTTTCTCAAGAATAGATATGGCCTCAACACCAATGCAAGCAACCATATGAGTAGACATCCTATTGGAGATGCTGATACTCAGTAGGGAGTAAGAAAACATATGGACAAGGTAAATAGATTGACAAGATACTTACGACTGTCCTGCAGAATTCCAAACATCCCAGAGGCTAGGACCAAGCATATCCATTACCTGAAATTTTGGAATGCTGGTTGAGTAAAAGATCCAATTAAGTTTGGAGACATCTTGCAGTAAATGACTAAGTATAAACTCACAACTTACAAGGATGTAGTAGTCTCCCTGGCGACCCTTGTAGTGGACTGATGGTATGCCGTAGCAACCGTTGAGAGTGCTGGTTAGAAAAGATTAATGGATCATTATACACAGAGCATAATAcgaaactagaaggagaaggATTGTGTAAAGTGCTTACTGATAAACTTGCCACTCGTATGGGGGGCCATAGTTGCATCCCTTACTGCTTCGATGCTCAAGTTTTAGTGCGACCTGCAGGATATTCACCCAGACATTTGAACGGTGTACCAAATAGAACTTTAATGTCCAACTGAAGAAGATAAAACAAGCAACCTCGTATGCATCAGGACCCATACGAGAAGTTCCACCAGATACTCTTCTGCCAACGTAGACCTGACCAAATCCACCTTTGCCTAACTTCCTATCAGTTAAATATTCTGGGGAGTTACCTACTTGAACCTGCAACAGTTGGATAACATGCAAGTGCTTAATTCATAGGAGTAAATCTCTATATCATAAGATGTTGTTTAATGTTTATAAATAAGTAATAATATCAATAGCCACAGAAATGACAAACGATAATAATTATAGAAATTACAAACCTACTTCAGCGATAAGGACTTTATGCCACAAAGCAAGTGAGTGTATCTTCAGTACCCTGTACCCATTCCTAATCCCAGCAAAATGCCAACAATTTTGGCCGAAATGGAGAGAGACAGTTTTCTCAGCAATATGTATCAATGTTAATGAAAGATTAACACCAACTGTATTCCCTGAGAGAGTGTACTGAAAAGAATGGCTAAAGAGTGGTGCATGGAATTGTTTCAATAATTCCTCCAGTATAACAGGCAACAAAACGATAACATAGGAAAAAGTAAAGTATATTATTTTTCAATTCCTTCCAGGATCTTCTATTATTCTTTCCAAATTACATTTTTCCTGCTAAAAAATAGAAGTACTGTAATGGTATAATCCAGCCACTCAGCCCTTGATTTCTCTCatgcaacttaaaaaaaaacacaacccGTCATGCACAACAAAGCCAAACCTTGTGTTCCTCTTCACCATTCAGATGAATCATCATTAGTTATTACATCATAATAAGTTCTCACTTCGGTTTTGTTCTTTGCTTTGATATGAAACAAACGTGTCTTCTGCCCAAAATGCCCAATATATAGCAATGGCTAGCTAAGAGTAAGTGCTAAATTCCCCGGGACAGCAAACAGATACAGCACAAAAGGAGCATGTTAGTAGAAAAACTGTGTATCTGATACAACCGAAGGACATAGGTGAAGTTTAACAAATAATGCACTGTCAATGTGATGGAACTACCAAACCAATGAAACAACCTGAGCAAATAGCACAAGAAGTAACACGCTTTTTTAAGGAATGAAGGAGAACACATGATTGATCAGACTACAAAATGACAGGCCATGTAAATAAATGCAACAGGAAAAGAGAAGTCATACCCTCTCAGGCACTGGCGTTGTTGTGGCTTCATCCTCTGCCACAGCTAATCTGTCCGCACTTTCACCATCCATTCTCAAGCTGGCAGCCCGGTCAGCTGCCTTGTTCAAACCAAGGTCCTCCTGGGCTCTGCCGGCAACTGCCTCTCCAGCAACAGCTTCAGAGAGGTTCTTGCAAGGCAAATCAGTCTGCAAATCAATAACCCTGAGCCCCTTTCCTCTATGTTTCGAAGCAGGCTTCCCTCTTCCCTCAGCAGCTGCCTTGTTACCTCTGCCAACCGCAGCACCACCACGCTTTCCAGCCCTCCCCTGTGGAGCTGGTACCACCGGACTCCGAACTGGGTCTGCAGCCTGGACGTCAACCTTGTTGGACCTCAGACGAGCTCTCCGAGCACCACTTCGCAGCTCTGGCATTATCCCTCCATGCAACTCAGGCTGGCGCTACACCCCTCAATGCTCCTTTCAATCTCCGCATGCAAAAAATACCCAACAGGAAAGTATAAATTCACCGGTCAAAGGAAAACCATGACAGAAACTCAATCGGCAAACAtcaaaatttcagctcaacTGCTCAAGACATTTGTTCCTTCATGTCGTGGCAACCAAAATATGACCAGAGTTCAGGTGGACAAAAGAGGGGAGGAATCAAACTGGGGCCTTCATCGCCATCGCGAACCGCCTTAAAGACTCGCCCTTCTTTCCAATCACCACAGTCCTTTAAGCGGAATCGAATGCCGCCATCGGCACAAAAGGAAGCGGGGCATCTGCATCTCCATCACCCGATGCCTCCCAGGGGGACTCCACCCAGGAAAACCCACTTTTACCGCCAGATTAACGCCAATCGGGCGCCAAATCACCTCTAAACTAATCAAAACCCATCGCGAGGCGCCAATCCCACCCAAACCGCGCGTTTCTCCTAAATCCGCATTGACACAACCCGAGACAGGCACCTTATCGTCAGAGCCGAAGCATTTCCCGGCCCGAATCCACCGCCGGAGATCGAATCAGGCCGGCAAAACCCCATCGGATCGCGCCCACGTACCAGTGGACGCTCGACGAACGATCCGATCGTGCGGAAACcgggagccgccgccgcgcgcgcggATCAAAAGAGGCCGGAAAACAATGGGGGCGAAGTGGAGAGCGCCCGGCGAGGGAGCAGCTAAGAGAGACTTACAGCGGCCTCgtctcggcggcggcgaaggcagAGGCGCAGCGGCCGGGGAGTCGCCTCGGGAGCCGTGCGGCGAGGCGTGGCGACCGGGGGCAGAGACTGCGGAGCAGCGCTCGGTGCTCGGTGTCTGCCGCAGCAACtcatgcaggtggaggtggcacGAACCTGGGCGTGGGGTCGGATGTCATGGTGCAGCCGACGGGTGGGCCCTCCGTGGCAGTTTCCGAATTTTGTGTTACTTTAAATTGATGGAGTGGCGCTGGCTGTCCTTGACATGTGGGCCATATCTGGCGCCACGCTTGACCCTGTTGGTTTTTTTAAAGTCCGAGGCTTCGTCTTGAACTCACGAAATCCCCCCTCCTGCTAGAATTAAATCGCGTGAAAATTCCTgcatttaaaattttaaatcagGGATTAAGGTCTGTTTATTTTAGCTTGATAGTGTAAAAATCtactttattatttatttgtattaaaTCATGAATcgtaaaatattataatataacTTAATTTCCGTAGCAACATTTTTATCCGCTGGCCACTACTTTCGGCAAGGCGAGTTTTTCATGGTACCATCCTTGCGTGGTAGCTCATGTCTTCCTTGTGAGCTCAGAAACGTTTAGCAGTTCATATCATCCACAGTACTGAATTGACAGAAGTTAATCTATGACCAAACATTAATTTTGTAATCTATGAAAAATAGCAATTCATATCAGGCACAGTACTGGATCGACAAAAATCTATGACAAAGCATGTCAATGTTGTAACCTCAAAAACGTATAGCAACTGATATCAAGCACATAAATGAATCtactttattatttatttatattatattatgaaTTATGAAATTTTATAGTATAATTTAACTTATGGATAGTGAGAAATAGTTTTTATATTatgatcatttttttctttcagagctataattcataattaaaataaaaaacaatcagGACCGAAATCTACCATGAGGAGGCAAAAAGAGACGAACCATAGTTCATACTTGTAGCGACACATGAAACTCTGTAACTTCGTCTGAAAAGAGGGGCTAAAAAGTCGCGTCAGTGCTAAACATGCATTGAATGTGTTCATGGCATGTTTTACGGGTTCTTTTAAAAAGAATGGGTGTTTTACTGTTCAGCTTTGGCCGGCGAGGGAGTCAACCACAGTGCACGCATTTCTCAAGATTTTTCCAGAGGGTGCACTGGTCATTTCATCCGGTCAAGTCAAGCTGCATTGGCTCGTGAACAACCATGGAATCCGAACAGCTAGCTCTAGCTGTATACTTTGCATCGTCAAGCAAAGTAAAGCACAAGACACACAAATAATTACACGTTTTCTAGATTTAATCCAACTTACCTAAGCACGGTAAGGGAACAAGAACGAAGCTCTACAGCTTCATTCCAGAATTATTTCAGGAGGCCAGCGAAACTCAGCCGTGAGGTCATCGAGCAACGGTGACCTCTTCATGATCAGCCTGACGAAGCCGAGTTGCAGCCCACTCCGTGGAGGCCGGCCACGACGAGCGCCTTCAGGCGATGGTACTGATCCTGCTGCTCATTGGCGTCCAGGCCGGCGCAAAAAACAAGGGCGTGATTGGTTTTCTGATGGTCTTTATGAATCGTATATATAACTTAAAAGAAGAAGTAGTCTggagtcatatttattgaaaagataAGTGTTTAGTTTGTTGTATTTGTCTGTATAAGTTAAGTTAAGTTTTTTTAGTTGATTAAATTTGATGTCACATGAGTGGATTTAAGAGCTTAGATTCTGATGAGTTACTCATATTAAGGTAATTTTGTAATACTGATAAGTAGATCATTCTGTGTGAACGAATGCAAAAATCTGCATCCGTAGAGTCGGGTTGCAGTCGTATATTTGTTAGGTTAATCTGTTGCTTGAGCTTATAGGTTGCTattttttcagttttcagtTAGAGTCATGGCACGGGTTGCTATTTCTAGTTGTGCCACGGTTGTTTTTAGTCGGGTCACACACAGCAAAAAGCTACCTGAGTCTCGCGTGTTCATATGCTCAAACTGCAAGTCGTGCCGCGTGATTAGGAGTCAAAGTAAGCACGTTTAGGAGCTCTTGTATTATAAATAAACAGAAAATAAAACAGAAAAGGGTGCACGATTGAGCAGCGCAAACTCAGTCTCTTATGCGTATTCATTCCCCTTTTGTTCACAGcgtgagtttgtgtcctggtgaGGTTGACTATGAGACAATACAGTGAGGAGAGTGACTAACACATGGCATCAGAGCCGATGTTGATCGATTGCCTAACCCTGTCAGAATCCTATGCTCCATGCTCGAGGCAATCAAGAACTCCGTTGCACCGGGGGACGTCGTGTGTCTCCCTCTGTCCCTCCGTACCGAGGACAAAACCGTAACGACGGTGGACCGTGCGATCATGGTGCAACGGACGGTGTGGGAGGTGGGAGGCTCGGCGGCATATCCAACCCTTGCTTGAATAAACTACGATAACTGGTCGGTGGTCATTATGAGGAACACATCCaaattatattctaattaatcattaggacgatcatttacacaatcacaCCCACTAGGATTACCAGAACTTTCAGGTTGTAaactggaacttccgggttctgGCATATGCGAGGTTGCGATGATTCGTCGGttgattcaacttgcatgttaaaATCGAACCCACATAAGCATATATTTGCACTAATGCATTGGTTCTAGGCTTCATCTACCAACAAAACAAACATGATTCCCGGGTTCTACCTCATCCAAAATCTCCTATTAgctccaaaacatcaagaacacaagggtGATTCACAACTACTAGATTTTAGCTCAAGAATCCAAAATTAACAAAACCCATCCGTGCATTCTCACCTTGGGAACCTAAGAGATTTACCCCACATCCTTGTCGAGGCCGGTGACCTTCGGTTGGGGAAGAAATAGAGGAAAAAGGCTTGGAGAAGAGGGACAAGGTTGCTGAAAATTTCAGAGAAAAGGGGTGACGAAAATGGATTGAAACTCTTCCAAATCTTCATACATGCAACTGAAACTTGGATAAATGGAGAGCTAGGGAGTTAGGGAACATGATATTGTGATATGCATACCTCGAATCTAAGTTTATGAGGTTGGATTTGGGGataaaaatagagaagcttGAGAGAGGTGATGCTGCTCTCTTTGCTATTCGGttggagtgggagagagagcacatgagagtgagagtgagagtgaagGTGCATCTTGTctctaagtgtggttttgataattaatgacaatatctatgaattaacaattatgttaaaaattgttagtaggttattttcataggtgatgcatggaggattgagTATGGATTCATTAAGGAGtatcatgtgatcaagagaaatacatcaagatgaatgagctttaGGTAATGCTTAGGTAAAttatgataatacctatgaactaacaattatgttgagaattatttgtAGGATATTcaataggagatgcataagtgataaaacATGGATTTGTTGAGGAATGACATGGGATCAAAAGATGTGCATTGAGGTTATGGAGCTataagtgatgctcatgtgaagaagaagaagctagagaggAAGATATCTCAGAGTTTGAGGATGGTCTTAAGAATATTGGCAATAAGCATGAAGAtcaaagttacttgtggagatcaagtaactgaaggtatgaaattatcaatggagttttatggactaatctatgTGCTATTTGCTTGAGAGTAAGttagggttaggttccatatgaaggcaaatattaaattgagatattcaatatgccgagttggaagagcaagattgAGACAAGCTTAGTGACAACTTGTATGCTTGATGCTTATGGTTCATGCTTTGGTGGTGAAccagatgaagatgatatgaaaaGACAAATCTTCTATACTTAGTGTATGGAAGCAATCGAGTGAACTTCATCGAGCTTGATCAAGAGAGGATCGAGATGGGAAGCGAGGATGAATATCATCataagctcaagtgaagagttgatgacaatcCTAGAAGAAGCATCGGGACTCGGATGATATGTTCATCAAGTCTGGCGGGATGGCTAGCtaaaggcaaaggtataaaatatatgGTATTTTCTTTTGCCATTCAATGGTAATTAGATAAGAGAaatgaccggattgataggataaatatcGTACTATTGAGAGGAGTCTTGACGGTTGCTTGAGTTTTACCATATGTTGATAAGATtaatcttgcatgtgcatactctTTTTGGTAGTATGATATAGTTTGCAAAGGTGGTTTGCAAGTTAACATAGCGAATGCATTAACCCTTGGTCGCACGGAACCTTTAGGTTGCAAAtttattttgcaaaagtttaaggTTCATGTAGTTTTTATTGTGGTGGGTTTTTAGACTATGTTttagttttgatccaatgtgtttgagattaAGCAATCAGACGGAATATGTAGCCCTatgaataagctttctgtagagtacaagatcacctaaatcggatATCGGGTTAGAAAATTATCATTATTTCTCTAAGTATCAGTTGTGCTGGTCAgggagtggcggtctgaccaccaagaaCTCCAATCTAACCGCCAGGGTGACGCTCTGGCCGCTAAGGTGGGTGGTCAGACTCTTGGAACTTGCAAAGAACTTTCATCTCTTTAGAAcaggtggcggtctgactgccaaggtggccggtctgatcgccaggtgTTGCCGGTTTGATCGCTAGAGAACAGAGTGTTTCGGACCTCTGTTCAaggctcgcggtctgaccgccaagagGGTCGATCTGACCGCTAGAGGCCTGAAAAGTCAATAACAACTAGTTTTAGAGTTGTTTATCCAGTGGTGGTATGACTGGCAGATGCATtgcagtctgaccaccagataCATAGATAAGTCAGATTTTAGGCAACGACTACATTTCGAGTTGTGGACTATAAATATCCTGTGTCCAACGGTTTGTGTAACAGTTGCTGCCCCCATTGAGCGTACTTGGGCTATGAAAAGTCCTCCCTCACACATTTATGCATGTGTTGTACatagagagggttgtgaggTAAGAATCAAGTGCATTTACATTAGTGATTGAGCTTTAG
The nucleotide sequence above comes from Phragmites australis chromosome 4, lpPhrAust1.1, whole genome shotgun sequence. Encoded proteins:
- the LOC133915272 gene encoding casein kinase 1-like protein HD16 codes for the protein MPELRSGARRARLRSNKVDVQAADPVRSPVVPAPQGRAGKRGGAAVGRGNKAAAEGRGKPASKHRGKGLRVIDLQTDLPCKNLSEAVAGEAVAGRAQEDLGLNKAADRAASLRMDGESADRLAVAEDEATTTPVPERVQVGNSPEYLTDRKLGKGGFGQVYVGRRVSGGTSRMGPDAYEVALKLEHRSSKGCNYGPPYEWQVYHTLNGCYGIPSVHYKGRQGDYYILVMDMLGPSLWDVWNSAGQSMSTHMVACIGVEAISILEKLHSKGFVHGDVKPENFLLGQPGSADEKKLFLIDLGLASRWKEATSGQHVEYDQRPDIFRGTIRYASVHAHLGRTGSRRDDLESLAYTLIFLIRGRLPWQGYQGDNKSFLVCKKKMATSPEMLCCFCPAPFKHFLEMVTNMKFDEEPNYPKLISLFDGLTEGPASRPIRIDGALKVGQKRGRMLVNLEDDEQPKKKVRLGSPATQWISVYNARRPMKQRYHYNVADSRLHQHIEKGNQDGLYISCVASQANFWALIMDAGTGFCSQVYELSQVFLHKEWIMEQWEKSYYITAIAGAINGSSLVVMSKGTPYTQQSYKVSESFPYKWINKKWKEGFHVTSMATAGNRWGVVMSRNAGYSTQVVELDFLYPSEGIHRRWETGYRITSTAATPDQAAFILSIPKRKPMDETQETLRTSAFPSNHVKEKWTKNLYIASICYGRTVC